GCATGCTGGTCATCTTATTTGCaaaattattattaagaaaaattattttgcgGTCTAGGATGAAGGTACCTTCCTTCACGGAGGATTTGGTTTGCTTTGATCAGCTGCATAGGGGCCCtactaaagataatttttaatctaGTTCAAGATTTGATTGAAAAGTTAATTTTTCTGGGATTGGCAAAGGTCTGCAGGGCAAAAGGGCCTTTTCTGTTCATTTGACCTCTTTGTtaactttgattttcatttcagttttggcCTTACAGTAGCTCCTTAAAGTACTGTGAGCTATTTGatgcaagatttaaaaaaaataaattctttatttaggATATAAAATTTCAGCAGATAGGTTTGAAACTAGTACCTTAGGCCACCAAAATGTCTCTCCTAATCTCCATCTTTTTAAGGTTTCTGTCCTCATCGGTGTCTGTTTCTACTTCACAGgcacttaactttttttttttttaatttttttaagtgtgtttttccaggacccatcggctccaagtcacatagttgtttcaatctagttgtagagggcacagctcacagtggcccatgtggggatcgaaccggcaaccttgttaagagcaccgcactctaaccaactgagctaactggccaccccacttCACAGGCATTTAGCTCAGAGATTATAAGCAGTTGTAGTATCCACAAGTGGACATGTGAATTGGAAATTGAAATCAAAGCTTTGGTTGTGGGTGGGTTCTTTTCTGGAGACATGGTCCACAGCTTCCCCTCAAAGGGATCCAGGATGTAGAAAAGTCAAGAGCCTGTATCCTGGAAcattttttctgtcttaatgtTTCTGGGGAGGCCCTGGTATTGGTCTTTGGGGGCTATGTTTCTGGGGAGGCCCTGGTATTGGTCTTTGGGGGCTATGTTTCTGGGGAGGCCCTGGTATTGGTCTTTGGGGGAGCAAAGCAGTGGGGCAGGGAAGGTGGGTAGAGATGCCCACCCAGGCCCTCTCCTGCCCATAGGATGTGTCGTCCAGTGACAGCGACTCAGACTGGGATGGCGGCAGCCTTCTTTCCCCGCTCCTACCCCATGACCACCTCGGCTTGGCTGTCTTCTCTATGCTGTGCTGTTTCTGGCCTGTGGGCATCGCCGCCTTCTGCCTGGCCCAGAAGGTCAgtgtgtggggggctgggaggggactggatataaaagaaaaaaatgcattcaaaatacaaaacaaaatagaggagCTAGGCCTGgggggtggaagggagggaagatggaGAGAGTTTGCAGGGAAAAATTCACGGGTAAAATGAGGTGTGTTTCACAGAGGGCTGCTAAGGGAAGAACCTGAACTCAAATCCTAAGTCTGCCACTCTCTGTGGGCAAGCCACTCAACTtccctgtgcctcattttcctcatcagtgaaatgggagTAATTCGTGCCTCAGGGTCTCTGTGAGCATTAGATGAGTTAGAATGGCGGCAAACAGTAatacatgtatgtttttattagtCACCCAGTCTTCTCAGTGCCCGACTGTGCCTTAACCACCACAGTGGTGCTCCGTGTTTGTTTTtggaatatatgaatgaatgcatggGTGTGTCCTGTGGGGAAGGGACTGGGGCTTCGGATGCAGGGTGGAAAGAGGATGCCCAAGTCACCACTGCCCAACACCTCCACAGACCAACAAGGCTTGGGCCAAGGGGGACATCCAGGGGGCAGGGGCTGCCTCCCGCCGCGCCTTCCTGCTGGGGGTCCTGGCCGTCGGGCTGGGTGTGTGCACGTATGCAGCCGCCCTGGTGACCCTGGCCGCCTACCTGGCCTCCCGAGACCCGCCCTAGCTGCTCTGCGGCTCCCACTGTGAACCAGAGGCCAGCAGCCCAGCATGTCCTCAGGCGGAGTGGAGAATCCAGGTGGATGTGGTAGTGGCAGTGTCCAGCAATGGGACCAAGCTGGATGccccccctccccttcctggccGCTGCAGTGTGAGATTAAATACCAGACACTCTTGCAGCCAAACCTGTGTCAGTCTGTGTGTGcgggaaggtggggtgggggtgcctgaCAGGCTGTCCCCAGGGTGCTCCGGGAAACCTGAGCCGGAgaagggggaaactgagggacCCAGCGAGGGTTTACAAGTTGCAGAATGAGGGTGGTCAGTAGAGAATTAGAACCAGGTGCCAAGTCCTTACTCTTTTGcacattagctgtgtgatctcagccCAAGTGACTTCTCGTTGAGCCTCACttcttctcatctgcaaaatgggcgtTTTCCACACCTGGGAGCTGTAGTGAGGACCAAATGTGTCACACATGTAAACGGCAGACTCTTTCTGAGGTCTTTCAACAGCAAGTGGCAGAAACTCAACTCAGACTGCCTTACGCCAAAAAGGGGACAAAAGTTGAAGTAGAACAGGATTCAGGGGCTCAAACAAAAGGAATGGTTTGGTCTTtatcctcctttcctctcttggCTTCATTCCATGCAGGCTCCCCATTTCTGGGAGGAGAAAAATGGCCCTGGCAGCTCCGGTACCTGAGGTCCTCTTTCCCAGGGCCCTCTCATTGGCCCGCCTGGGTTGGGAGGCAGCCCCAATTGAATCAAATGGCCTGAGATTGGAGGGGTGCTGGCACCCAGCAGGCAAAACAGATGTCTGCCGGGAGCACTTATCAGAGGCATAtggaagtgctcagtaaatggggCCTGATATTACCGAGTAATGGAGTTGACAGGCAGTTAAGTTTTCTCACTCTATTTAATGCCATTCCAGTGGAACTTGCTAGAACACTCTTCCCCATTTGGCATTCCTGTGAGCATCTCGTGGAGCATCATTTCAAGCTGGATACCTTCGCATTTCCTTCTTGGTTCCGGGTGACAAAAACACCACCCACTCAAAGGGACAGTTGTGGGGACTGTGAGCTCGTTCAAGCATGTGAAGCAAGCAGCAGAGGGTCCATCACAAAAGCCCAAACATTGGCAACAGGAGCCAGAGACCACGTGGCTCAGCTGTGGGAGTTATCTCTTATGGGATGCTTGCATGTTCGTGGCTCCTGCCCACTACAtaaaagcgtgtgtgtgtgtgtgtgtgtggaatagTCAAATGGTGACTAAAAATGCCCCCCCCCAATATTTCCAGACACTCCTTTGGGGGTGCTGCCAGCCCTGATAACCAACAGGCCTTAGCTACTTCTgtgtacagatgggaaaactacaGTCGAGTGTGCTGGCCTCTCCCTGGATTTGTCTGAACAGTGAGGGCCTGGGCTCAGGCTCACAGTGGGACCTGTGCTCCACTGACGACAGCTGGTCACCTAACTGGCttctgagcttgtttcctcatcttaaaatgggGACCACAACAGCCTCccacctcatggggttgttgggCTGAGCCAGATTCCCCTCCAAGCCCACTACCCATTCTCTTTGGACCGTCTCTTCTCTCTTGCCCTTGCTCTACTCAAGCCACACCGGCAGCCTTGCCATCCTTGACCCTCCGCAGGTCTCTGCCTGGGGCTTGGTTCCCCACGTCCATGAGTTCTCTCCTTGGCCTCCTCCTGGCTTTCCTCAGATGTCCCCATTTTGGTGAAGGCGTCCCTGACTGATGGATTAAAtttgccattttcctttttttttttttaaacagcgtTTACCCTCTGACAAACACCAATTTTATTTGTCCATCACGCCACTGCTCCTTGAACCTGGGACCTGGGTCTATTGTTCACTGCTGGGTCCTCAGCACCTAGCAGGGcctgcacacagtgggtgctcaacaGGTATTAGACTAGatgaattcattcaataaatgtgcaATCCTAGTAGTGTTTTcctggtgggggtgagggaagcctgaccccctccccgcccccctgccCAGGGGCTATAGCCTAGAGATCTCAGGTCCTTAGGTCAAGGGCTTCTGCAGCTGCAGGCCCACAAGCTCGCCAGGGCACACAAGGGCAGAGAGGCAATGCTGGGACGCCAGTTTATTTTGCACTGGAGGTAGTGGGTGGTGGCAGCGGGAGGGGCGCCGTGCCCCAGCTTGCCTCAGCTCTTGGAGTAACGCCTCTGCAGTGATTCCCGGTAGAAGCGGAAGACGTGCTGCGAGGCAGCCTGGGCTGCGGCCAGGCACTGCTGGAGCTGGGAGGGAAGAGACTGATCAGTGCGGTGTGGCCCATCCCTGATTCCCAGGGCCCCCAAACCTACCACCTCCCCCTTCATCTGGGcagacccctcccccccaccaccgTGAGACACGTGGGAAAGGGATATTTCCAAGTGcatttccttctcccccacttagaggggaagaggaaaaaagagaaggtgGGGCTTCAGGGGTCAGCTTCTGGCAGCTCCAGGGCCTCGAACCAACAGAATCAAGCATCCTGACAGCTAGAAGAGACCTGACCTCAGAGCTCCATACCTTAGAGCTCACGGAATTGGAGAGATCCTGGCATTTTAGAGCCACAGGCCCTGTGACTCCAAATAGTCTTAAAAGCCATGGAACCTGAGACCCCAAATCTTTACTGCCACATATTCCTAGATTCACAGGAGGTCCAGGTTGGAAATGCTCTTGGAGACCATTTGGCCCAACAGTTTCCAAACTCTTCTTCAGGGTTGGAATTCAGGGTTGGGGGTACTGCTCTGAGCTGGAAGCTTCATGTGCCCCCACCTTCTGA
The DNA window shown above is from Rhinolophus ferrumequinum isolate MPI-CBG mRhiFer1 chromosome 15, mRhiFer1_v1.p, whole genome shotgun sequence and carries:
- the TMEM91 gene encoding transmembrane protein 91 isoform X1 encodes the protein MDSPSLRELQQPLLAGVGCKTPIQKPGEPELGSLFGETVFAESLRGWQFLPPPLPSVSPYLEETGPADLEDVSSSDSDSDWDGGSLLSPLLPHDHLGLAVFSMLCCFWPVGIAAFCLAQKRLPSDKHQFYLSITPLLLEPGTWVYCSLLGPQHLAGPAHSGCSTGAGAVVVAVATAAMKCVPGHQRPG
- the TMEM91 gene encoding transmembrane protein 91 isoform X3; translation: MDSPSLRELQQPLLAGVGCKTPIQKPGEPELGSLFGETVFAESLRGWQFLPPPLPSVSPYLEETGPADLEDVSSSDSDSDWDGGSLLSPLLPHDHLGLAVFSMLCCFWPVGIAAFCLAQKWNLLEHSSPFGIPVSISWSIISSWIPSHFLLGSG
- the TMEM91 gene encoding transmembrane protein 91 isoform X2, whose protein sequence is MDSPSLRELQQPLLAGVGCKTPIQKPGEPELGSLFGETVFAESLRGWQFLPPPLPSVSPYLEETGPADLEDVSSSDSDSDWDGGSLLSPLLPHDHLGLAVFSMLCCFWPVGIAAFCLAQKTNKAWAKGDIQGAGAASRRAFLLGVLAVGLGVCTYAAALVTLAAYLASRDPP